From Bacteroidales bacterium, one genomic window encodes:
- a CDS encoding SDR family NAD(P)-dependent oxidoreductase, translating to MKRKKKPTPAGFRSLKLETDPGTYSWCACGRSKNQPFCDGSHQGTAFRPVSVTINEKKLVKWCLCKQTKTPPFCDHSHRELPGYQLEGKYCMVTGASSGIGKAVVLLLLRNGANVIMVSRNRERGRRFFERVHEMYPKKTDWIPADLSSVNSVKGLVAEFTSRYEKLHYLFDCAGELIAEKTFTPDGFDRHLASNYLGHFLLVHLLRKSLMNGAPSRVIIVSGRQHKPGIFAGGELLPDKENLTGKRRFSFVKSSRQAVLAKIMFTYELARRWAGTGIEVCTVCPGLTRTHLTDHAPWFIQILAKAAYVVRRSQSPESAANHLIRLALMDNVNGKYFEGSVNGLHEAQSSDESYDAAKAERLWNETEKLLHLDEE from the coding sequence ATGAAACGCAAGAAAAAACCTACACCTGCAGGTTTCAGATCGTTGAAGCTGGAAACGGACCCCGGGACATATTCGTGGTGTGCCTGCGGAAGAAGCAAAAATCAGCCCTTTTGTGACGGCTCGCATCAGGGAACTGCCTTCCGGCCGGTTTCTGTTACCATTAATGAAAAAAAGCTGGTAAAATGGTGTCTTTGTAAGCAGACCAAAACCCCACCCTTCTGTGACCACTCTCACAGAGAATTGCCAGGATACCAGCTGGAAGGGAAGTACTGTATGGTTACCGGTGCCAGCTCAGGAATTGGTAAGGCTGTAGTTCTCCTTCTTTTACGCAACGGGGCTAACGTTATTATGGTGAGCCGCAACCGTGAAAGAGGGCGGAGATTCTTTGAACGGGTGCATGAAATGTATCCAAAGAAAACAGACTGGATTCCGGCTGATCTTTCCTCGGTTAATTCGGTGAAGGGATTGGTGGCAGAATTCACCTCACGGTATGAAAAGTTGCATTATTTATTTGATTGCGCAGGTGAGTTGATTGCTGAAAAAACCTTTACTCCGGATGGTTTCGACAGGCATCTGGCATCGAATTACCTTGGGCATTTTCTGCTGGTTCACCTGCTCCGGAAATCTTTGATGAACGGAGCGCCTTCGAGGGTAATCATAGTTTCCGGCCGGCAGCATAAGCCGGGTATTTTTGCGGGCGGAGAATTGCTTCCCGATAAAGAGAATCTCACAGGCAAACGAAGGTTTTCATTTGTAAAATCTTCCCGTCAGGCTGTTCTGGCAAAAATTATGTTCACCTATGAACTGGCAAGACGGTGGGCAGGAACAGGTATTGAGGTGTGTACTGTATGTCCGGGCCTTACGCGTACCCATCTTACCGATCATGCACCCTGGTTTATTCAGATTCTGGCAAAGGCAGCTTATGTCGTAAGAAGATCGCAGTCACCGGAATCAGCGGCAAATCACCTGATAAGGCTTGCCTTAATGGATAACGTAAACGGTAAGTATTTTGAAGGGTCTGTGAACGGACTCCATGAGGCACAGTCGTCGGATGAATCATACGATGCCGCCAAGGCAGAACGCCTCTGGAATGAAACGGAAAAACTGCTTCATCTTGACGAAGAATAG
- a CDS encoding DUF302 domain-containing protein, giving the protein MAGFITGLILGIATGILLVYLFFRLFFFRIFFLEDKSPFSFIDTCDALRVEAERNNWKVPMVHDLQETMLKWGKKISQIRICEFCKPEFAYEILSHDAEKLAASLMPCRIAVFERKDGKTYVSLMNPKMISLFAGGIISRTMKNAACEMEAIISKALGK; this is encoded by the coding sequence ATGGCTGGTTTTATAACAGGGCTCATTCTGGGTATCGCAACAGGTATCCTTCTTGTATATCTGTTTTTCAGGCTTTTTTTCTTCCGGATTTTTTTTCTGGAAGATAAAAGCCCGTTTTCTTTCATTGACACCTGCGATGCATTGAGAGTAGAGGCGGAAAGAAATAACTGGAAAGTGCCAATGGTTCATGATCTTCAGGAAACCATGCTGAAGTGGGGGAAAAAAATCAGTCAGATCAGGATTTGTGAATTCTGTAAGCCGGAATTTGCTTACGAAATTCTCTCTCACGATGCGGAAAAGCTGGCAGCATCCCTAATGCCATGCCGGATTGCAGTATTTGAAAGAAAAGACGGAAAAACTTACGTTTCGTTGATGAATCCGAAAATGATTTCTCTTTTTGCCGGAGGAATAATCAGCCGCACCATGAAAAATGCGGCCTGCGAAATGGAAGCCATCATAAGTAAAGCTCTTGGCAAATAA
- a CDS encoding zinc-dependent alcohol dehydrogenase family protein, which yields MKAWMIENIMQLSEGVQPLSLYDLPVPEPGRGEILLRVNACGVCHTELDEIEGRTPPPSLPIIPGHQVIGTIVKHGPDSGKYPPGTRVGVAWIFSACGSCSFCRSDQENLCPDFKATGRDVNGGYAEFMVAKEDYVYPIPDSFTDVEAAPLLCAGAIGYRSLRLSGITNGKTLGLTGFGASAHLVLKLARFMYPESKIIVFARQPEEREFALQLGAVWSGDTSDIPPISPETIIDTTPAWKPILYALRNLAPGGRLIINAIRKEDSDKHFLQQVNYPSDLWMEKEIKSVANVERRDVYEFLELAARIPIKPQVEVYDFLQANQALHDIKHRRIRGAKVLRFEHSSA from the coding sequence ATGAAAGCATGGATGATTGAAAACATTATGCAACTTTCGGAAGGGGTACAGCCATTGTCTCTGTACGATCTTCCCGTTCCGGAACCCGGCAGGGGGGAGATTCTTCTTCGGGTTAATGCCTGCGGAGTATGCCACACCGAACTCGACGAAATCGAAGGGCGTACGCCTCCTCCCTCCCTTCCCATTATCCCCGGGCATCAGGTGATAGGCACGATCGTCAAGCATGGTCCTGATTCCGGAAAATATCCTCCAGGAACGCGTGTAGGTGTGGCCTGGATCTTTTCGGCCTGCGGCAGTTGCAGCTTCTGCAGGTCAGATCAGGAAAACCTTTGTCCCGATTTTAAAGCTACCGGAAGGGATGTAAACGGGGGTTATGCAGAATTTATGGTGGCGAAGGAAGATTATGTGTATCCGATTCCTGATTCATTTACTGATGTGGAAGCTGCCCCGCTCCTCTGTGCCGGGGCTATCGGATACCGTTCCCTGCGTCTTTCCGGAATCACCAATGGCAAGACCCTGGGTTTGACTGGCTTTGGTGCTTCAGCCCACCTGGTACTCAAGCTGGCCCGTTTTATGTATCCTGAAAGTAAAATCATCGTTTTTGCCCGTCAGCCGGAGGAAAGAGAATTTGCCCTGCAACTTGGCGCTGTATGGTCAGGTGATACCTCTGATATTCCGCCCATTAGTCCCGAAACCATCATTGATACAACTCCCGCCTGGAAACCAATCCTTTATGCCCTGCGAAACCTCGCTCCGGGTGGCCGTCTCATTATCAATGCCATACGCAAAGAAGATTCAGATAAACATTTTCTTCAGCAGGTAAATTACCCTTCCGATCTGTGGATGGAAAAGGAAATCAAATCAGTTGCCAATGTGGAGCGCAGGGATGTTTATGAATTCCTGGAACTTGCCGCCCGCATCCCCATTAAGCCCCAGGTGGAGGTTTACGACTTCCTGCAAGCCAATCAGGCCCTGCATGATATTAAACATCGCCGGATCAGAGGAGCAAAAGTTCTTCGTTTTGAACACTCATCGGCATAA
- a CDS encoding ligase-associated DNA damage response exonuclease, which translates to MELLRFTTKGIYCEQAGVYIDPVRRVDKALITHAHSDHAVAGHRHYLATQQTALLLRHRLGKKPLIQGIAYNYPLKINGVTVSFHPAGHVFGSAQIRLEYKGEVWVVSGDYKLINDRISEPFEPVKCHTFVTETTFGMPRFVWEPQETIFHRIYAWWQRNKEEGRISVLMGYPLGKSQHLLAFLSEFGGNIYVHNETELINQIIRNAGTKLAAFSIYNKHSREEELNGALIIAPPSIRKSPWLYNLKNYSLAMVSGWISAKKRPQQTLFGDSGFALSDHADFPGLVQAVTSTGAERIITMHGYAAQFARSLNEMGFRAETALQ; encoded by the coding sequence ATGGAGTTGCTGCGTTTTACAACAAAGGGTATATATTGTGAACAGGCCGGTGTTTACATTGATCCGGTTCGCCGTGTTGACAAAGCGTTGATAACGCATGCGCATTCCGATCATGCCGTTGCTGGACACCGGCATTACCTTGCGACACAACAAACAGCATTGCTTCTCAGGCACAGGCTTGGGAAAAAGCCCCTGATTCAGGGGATAGCCTATAACTATCCGTTGAAAATCAATGGTGTTACTGTTTCATTTCATCCGGCAGGCCATGTATTTGGTTCAGCCCAGATACGCCTGGAATACAAGGGAGAGGTATGGGTGGTTTCCGGCGATTATAAGCTGATAAATGACAGGATCAGTGAACCTTTTGAGCCGGTAAAGTGTCATACTTTTGTTACCGAAACTACATTCGGAATGCCCCGTTTTGTCTGGGAACCACAGGAAACTATTTTTCACAGAATTTACGCCTGGTGGCAACGAAACAAAGAAGAAGGCCGGATTTCTGTGCTGATGGGGTATCCTCTCGGAAAGTCCCAGCACCTGCTGGCTTTTCTCAGTGAATTTGGCGGGAATATTTATGTACACAATGAAACAGAGCTCATCAATCAGATCATACGAAATGCCGGAACAAAGCTGGCTGCATTTTCCATTTATAACAAGCACAGCAGGGAAGAGGAATTGAACGGTGCGTTGATTATTGCACCACCTTCCATACGAAAGTCTCCCTGGCTGTACAATTTAAAAAACTATTCCCTTGCCATGGTCTCGGGATGGATTTCAGCCAAAAAGAGACCTCAGCAGACCCTGTTCGGAGACAGCGGTTTTGCCCTTTCTGATCATGCTGATTTTCCGGGGTTGGTGCAGGCAGTTACATCAACCGGAGCAGAGCGGATTATCACCATGCACGGATATGCTGCACAATTTGCCCGTTCCCTTAATGAAATGGGATTCCGGGCTGAAACAGCACTTCAATAA
- a CDS encoding tetratricopeptide repeat protein — MDYKVFSEKYIHCCRLITEKRLREAFILLQELAEESHNIDYLNQLENHRETYRNILKYSFGEVEDPQKKEVYFRLLRSVLRLADALFETIVVSRRMVSYAPLKRELESAPLFSGTDPLRILGELEWTPSLNAFPEAENTDEAIDAGLRRNEQEQLVQKVFHALWLTDIYGDQEMEFLHHMIASEELPWYFKSLFISAVTLSAQRFFDISKLEILADAFLAGENQVRQRALTGLIILLYQYRERLSIYPQSETLIRKIREGNQTDQQIEAIVIQLIKAKDTEKITQKFRDEVLPEITRLQSRIYEKLDLQNLMKDPFAEDKNPDWENVFHDTPTLYNKLEEFSMLQLEGGDVFMGTFSMLKHFDFFHEISNWFLPFYKENSRVKEALAVGDDREETDKLAEGLEKSILMCNSDKYSFCLNVKRMPEVQRRMMFDMVSMELRAVEELAQDDELLAKPTADRVVYTQYIQDLYRFYKLYQYKTEFYDVFATPFDIYQCGFFRELLPDTRVIRNIGEFYFEKEHYSEASQVFMLLDNEPMNFELWQKIGYSFQKLGNYAKALEYYRKADLSDLRKAWNTKKIAFCYRKLGEFRKALEYYHEAEKLEPDNLYIQASLGHTYFDLKEYEEALKYYFKVEFLSPDDHRIQRPIAWCSFVLGKLDTAKKYFEKVTGEEGNQHDLLNLGHVEWCLGNKTQAIEYYRKSIRKADYNFDWFAKEFIADADLLQKFGIDPIDIPLMRDYLKILIESEF, encoded by the coding sequence ATGGATTACAAAGTTTTTTCCGAGAAATATATCCACTGTTGCCGGCTTATTACTGAGAAGCGGCTCAGGGAGGCATTTATTCTCCTGCAGGAACTGGCAGAGGAATCGCATAACATCGACTATCTGAACCAGCTTGAAAATCATCGTGAAACCTATCGAAACATTCTGAAATATTCGTTTGGCGAGGTTGAGGACCCGCAGAAAAAGGAGGTGTATTTCCGGCTTCTGCGGTCGGTTTTGCGGCTGGCAGATGCGCTTTTTGAAACCATTGTAGTTTCGCGCAGGATGGTTTCCTATGCCCCGCTCAAAAGGGAACTGGAGTCTGCCCCCCTGTTTTCCGGCACCGATCCACTGAGAATTCTCGGGGAACTGGAATGGACACCCTCGCTGAATGCATTCCCGGAAGCTGAAAATACTGATGAAGCCATTGATGCAGGCCTGCGGCGCAATGAACAGGAACAGCTGGTGCAAAAAGTCTTTCATGCTCTGTGGTTAACCGATATATACGGCGATCAGGAGATGGAATTTCTTCATCATATGATTGCATCGGAAGAACTGCCATGGTACTTCAAATCACTTTTCATCAGTGCTGTAACCCTGAGTGCACAAAGGTTTTTCGATATCTCCAAGCTGGAAATTCTGGCCGATGCCTTTCTGGCAGGTGAAAACCAGGTACGGCAGCGGGCTCTTACCGGGCTGATCATCCTATTGTATCAATACCGGGAAAGGCTTTCCATTTATCCCCAGTCGGAAACCCTCATCAGAAAAATCCGGGAAGGAAATCAGACCGATCAGCAGATTGAAGCAATCGTAATACAGTTGATTAAGGCCAAGGACACAGAAAAAATTACGCAGAAGTTTCGGGATGAAGTACTCCCCGAAATTACCCGTCTGCAGTCGAGAATTTATGAAAAACTTGACCTGCAGAACCTCATGAAAGACCCCTTTGCGGAAGACAAAAATCCCGACTGGGAAAATGTATTCCACGATACGCCAACGCTGTATAACAAACTGGAGGAATTCTCAATGCTTCAGCTCGAAGGAGGGGATGTATTTATGGGAACTTTTTCCATGCTGAAGCATTTTGATTTCTTTCATGAGATAAGCAACTGGTTTTTACCATTTTACAAAGAAAACTCCCGGGTAAAGGAAGCGCTTGCTGTTGGGGACGACAGGGAGGAGACTGACAAATTGGCGGAGGGATTGGAAAAATCGATTCTGATGTGCAATTCTGACAAGTACTCTTTTTGTCTGAATGTGAAAAGGATGCCAGAGGTTCAGCGCCGCATGATGTTCGACATGGTATCAATGGAACTCAGGGCTGTTGAAGAACTGGCTCAGGATGACGAGCTGCTCGCAAAACCTACAGCCGATCGGGTTGTTTATACCCAGTATATACAGGATTTGTACCGGTTTTATAAACTGTACCAATATAAAACTGAGTTTTACGATGTATTTGCAACACCTTTTGATATATACCAGTGTGGATTTTTCAGGGAACTCCTTCCTGATACGAGGGTAATACGCAATATCGGTGAATTTTATTTCGAAAAGGAACATTATAGCGAAGCTTCTCAGGTATTCATGTTGCTGGATAATGAACCCATGAATTTTGAATTATGGCAAAAGATCGGGTACAGTTTTCAGAAGCTTGGCAATTATGCAAAAGCTCTGGAGTATTACCGGAAAGCAGATCTGTCGGACCTGAGAAAAGCCTGGAATACCAAGAAAATTGCTTTTTGTTACCGTAAGCTTGGTGAATTCAGGAAAGCACTGGAATATTATCATGAAGCAGAAAAACTGGAGCCGGATAATCTGTATATTCAGGCCAGTCTGGGCCATACTTATTTTGATCTGAAGGAATATGAGGAGGCGTTGAAATACTACTTCAAAGTTGAATTCTTATCCCCTGATGATCACAGGATTCAGCGCCCCATTGCCTGGTGTTCCTTTGTGCTGGGTAAGCTTGATACAGCCAAAAAATATTTTGAAAAAGTTACCGGCGAAGAAGGAAACCAGCACGATCTGCTGAATCTGGGTCATGTGGAATGGTGCCTGGGAAACAAAACACAGGCAATTGAGTATTACAGGAAAAGCATCAGAAAAGCGGATTATAATTTCGACTGGTTCGCGAAGGAATTTATTGCTGATGCTGATCTTCTGCAGAAATTCGGGATCGATCCCATCGACATTCCTCTCATGCGGGATTATCTTAAAATTCTCATCGAGAGCGAATTCTGA
- a CDS encoding cell wall-active antibiotics response protein, giving the protein MRREDENESPRIYHGSRNLLLGVVLILVGIAVFFKSLGIFPYETERVIFSWQMLLIAIGVIMVTNFRSRIGGLILILIGGFFLLEEFSGLSGEMRSLFWAFFFIFIGLVIMFRAFRMPVRRRYWHGPVTDSLDYIDEVAILGGSEKRINSQNFCGGHVTNIFGGSTFDLSDARLAPGKHVLDVVSVFGGFKLIVPSDWNIKLEVTAILGGVSDKRSRINENLSEERVLIIRGIAIFGGGEIKNF; this is encoded by the coding sequence ATGAGACGAGAAGACGAAAATGAAAGTCCCCGGATATACCATGGAAGCAGGAATTTGCTTCTGGGAGTGGTTCTGATCCTTGTTGGTATAGCTGTTTTTTTCAAGAGCCTGGGCATATTTCCCTATGAAACAGAACGGGTTATTTTTTCGTGGCAGATGCTTCTGATCGCGATAGGTGTCATAATGGTTACCAATTTCAGAAGCCGCATCGGAGGGCTGATTCTGATTCTGATCGGTGGCTTCTTCCTGCTGGAAGAGTTTTCCGGCCTATCGGGTGAGATGCGGTCGCTGTTCTGGGCTTTCTTCTTTATATTTATAGGTCTGGTGATCATGTTCCGTGCGTTCCGGATGCCCGTGCGCCGGAGATACTGGCATGGTCCTGTAACTGACAGCCTTGATTATATTGACGAAGTAGCTATTTTGGGAGGATCTGAAAAAAGGATCAATAGCCAGAATTTCTGTGGTGGGCATGTAACGAATATTTTCGGAGGCAGTACTTTTGATTTATCCGATGCCCGGCTGGCTCCCGGCAAACATGTACTTGATGTGGTTTCTGTTTTCGGTGGGTTTAAACTGATTGTTCCTTCTGACTGGAATATAAAGCTCGAAGTAACTGCCATTCTTGGAGGTGTTTCCGACAAGCGCTCCCGAATCAACGAGAATCTTTCTGAAGAAAGGGTACTTATCATTCGTGGGATTGCCATTTTTGGAGGCGGGGAAATAAAGAACTTCTGA
- a CDS encoding deoxyribodipyrimidine photo-lyase, translating to MNHARVRLYKEGNPDAGPVVYWMSRDQRAQDNWALIFADMLARDNKRPLVVVFHLLPAFSGAAIRHYRFMINGLRELQLRLNDLGISFFVSTGEKGLVSFLQKIKAGFLVTDFDPLRTKRFWKQETVKSLAIPVYEVDAHNIVPCWVASDKQEYGAYTFRPKIHRLLPVFLDPFPELEKQKFPFRLNEPPDWNLLSSVPQAPSAGPDIRHIHPGEKAAKKGLENFLENGLAEYEEKRNDPCEDGTSGFSPWLHFGHISAQRIALEILKQVPKIRGTDAFLEQLIIRRELADNFCYYNSMYDRFEGFPEWAKKTLNKHQNDEREYLYTEEEFENALTHDELWNAAQKEMVLTGKMHNYMRMYWAKKILEWTSSPEEALRIAIKLNDKYELDGRDPNGYTGCAWAIGGVHDRPWGERPVYGTIRFMNDRGAATKFNTKQYIRKVHNLDLLENTENKNP from the coding sequence TTGAATCACGCCAGGGTTCGGCTGTATAAGGAAGGTAATCCGGATGCAGGACCTGTTGTCTACTGGATGAGCCGCGATCAGCGTGCACAGGACAACTGGGCCCTTATTTTTGCGGATATGCTGGCCAGAGACAATAAAAGGCCTCTGGTGGTTGTTTTTCATTTGCTTCCGGCATTTTCAGGGGCCGCCATACGGCATTACCGTTTTATGATAAATGGCCTGAGGGAGCTTCAACTTCGGCTGAATGACCTGGGCATTTCATTTTTTGTTTCTACCGGTGAAAAAGGACTGGTTTCCTTTCTGCAAAAAATTAAGGCGGGTTTTCTTGTAACTGATTTTGATCCGTTGCGGACCAAAAGGTTCTGGAAGCAGGAAACGGTTAAATCGCTTGCTATCCCTGTTTATGAAGTTGATGCGCACAATATAGTTCCCTGTTGGGTAGCTTCAGACAAACAGGAATACGGAGCCTATACATTTCGTCCAAAAATTCATCGGCTTTTGCCTGTTTTTCTTGATCCATTTCCTGAACTGGAAAAACAAAAATTCCCTTTCCGGCTTAATGAACCGCCTGACTGGAATTTGCTTTCTTCCGTTCCACAGGCGCCTTCAGCGGGTCCGGACATCCGGCATATTCATCCGGGAGAAAAAGCAGCGAAAAAAGGTTTGGAAAACTTTCTGGAAAATGGATTGGCAGAATATGAAGAAAAGAGGAATGATCCATGCGAGGATGGAACTTCCGGATTTTCTCCATGGCTGCATTTCGGGCATATCAGTGCTCAGCGGATTGCTCTGGAAATCCTGAAACAGGTTCCTAAAATACGGGGAACAGATGCCTTTCTTGAACAACTCATTATCCGGCGTGAACTGGCCGATAATTTTTGCTATTATAATTCAATGTACGACCGTTTTGAAGGTTTTCCCGAATGGGCAAAAAAGACGCTGAATAAACACCAGAACGATGAAAGGGAGTATTTGTATACCGAAGAAGAATTCGAAAATGCTCTTACCCATGATGAACTCTGGAATGCCGCACAAAAAGAAATGGTACTAACGGGGAAGATGCATAATTACATGCGGATGTACTGGGCTAAAAAAATCCTTGAATGGACATCTTCTCCCGAAGAAGCATTGCGCATTGCCATAAAACTGAACGACAAATACGAGCTTGATGGCAGGGATCCGAATGGCTATACCGGATGCGCATGGGCCATTGGCGGAGTACATGACAGGCCATGGGGAGAACGTCCGGTTTACGGAACCATCCGGTTTATGAATGACCGGGGTGCTGCAACAAAGTTCAATACGAAACAGTATATTCGCAAGGTACATAACCTGGATCTTTTGGAAAATACCGAAAATAAAAATCCATGA
- a CDS encoding histidine kinase — protein sequence MQDHPFLVGFRSRFAYILIWLFISLAWFFFEVATYRIKPGLALIDSLFLNGSFALIAIGLYYTVKFGTIEKNRLSVLLQHLAGMVVTVTLWLLLCYLFVILLEQEGNSYQQFFRTTFPLRIAAGLFYYGIIVLLYYLIIYYQNFRETATREAELKALVRETELSVLRSQIKPHFLFNSLNSISSLTLTQPDAAREMIIKLSDFLRYSLGESERKLVPLKAEIDFIRLYLDIEKVRFGDKLVAEWDIPEKCMESKLPNMILQPVYENAIKHGVYESQEVVFIRTVCRADENELVLTIENNFDPESLPRKGKGMGLENIRKRMQLIYLRDDLVTVTRKDSVFSVTLRVPQGDYH from the coding sequence ATGCAGGACCATCCTTTTCTGGTAGGTTTCAGGTCTAGGTTTGCCTATATCCTTATCTGGTTATTCATTTCCCTGGCCTGGTTTTTCTTTGAGGTAGCAACTTACCGGATAAAGCCCGGACTTGCGCTGATAGATAGCTTGTTTCTTAATGGCAGTTTTGCACTGATTGCAATCGGTTTGTATTATACGGTGAAATTCGGAACCATTGAAAAAAACAGGCTGTCAGTTTTGCTTCAGCATCTGGCGGGGATGGTAGTTACCGTCACACTCTGGCTTCTGCTGTGTTATCTTTTTGTCATCCTGCTGGAACAGGAAGGCAATTCGTACCAGCAGTTCTTCCGGACAACTTTTCCTCTCAGGATAGCGGCCGGCCTATTTTATTATGGCATCATTGTCTTGTTATATTATCTGATTATTTATTACCAGAATTTCAGGGAAACAGCCACACGGGAAGCTGAGCTGAAGGCACTGGTGCGCGAAACGGAACTGAGCGTGCTTCGGTCGCAGATTAAGCCGCATTTTCTGTTCAACAGCCTGAATTCCATCAGTTCCCTTACATTAACCCAGCCTGATGCCGCCCGGGAAATGATCATCAAACTTTCCGATTTTCTCAGGTATTCGCTTGGTGAAAGTGAACGCAAACTTGTTCCCTTAAAAGCCGAAATTGATTTTATCAGACTGTATCTGGACATTGAAAAAGTGCGATTTGGTGACAAATTGGTTGCTGAATGGGATATTCCTGAAAAATGCATGGAATCAAAGCTTCCCAATATGATTCTCCAGCCTGTTTACGAAAACGCCATTAAACATGGTGTTTACGAAAGCCAGGAGGTTGTTTTTATTCGAACCGTATGCCGTGCTGATGAAAATGAACTTGTACTGACCATTGAAAACAATTTTGATCCGGAAAGTTTACCGCGCAAAGGGAAAGGAATGGGCCTGGAGAATATCAGGAAACGCATGCAGCTGATTTACCTGCGGGATGACCTGGTGACTGTTACCCGAAAGGATTCGGTTTTTTCGGTTACATTACGTGTTCCCCAGGGAGATTATCATTAA
- a CDS encoding response regulator transcription factor: protein MQTITALIIDDEEPARNLIKSYLAGHDEIKLLGECRDGYEGFRMIQELRPDLIFLDVQMPKLTGFELLEILDVPPAVIFTTAFDEFAIKAFEMNAVDYLLKPFSQARFDAALQKAAIKIGAKSETENDAIARLVKTVSEKDAFLERIVVRSNNRIHIIPVDQIVYFEAEDDYVMIYTRDRKYLKQLTMKYLEEHLDPQDFVRIHRSAIVRVDEVEKLEHYAHDNYIAIMKNGAKLRVSDTGYRKLKEVLKF from the coding sequence ATGCAAACAATAACTGCCCTTATTATTGATGATGAAGAGCCGGCGAGAAACCTCATAAAGAGTTATCTTGCCGGGCATGACGAAATTAAGCTTCTGGGCGAATGCCGTGACGGATATGAAGGATTCAGGATGATACAGGAACTCCGGCCCGATCTGATATTTCTTGATGTGCAAATGCCCAAGCTTACAGGTTTTGAATTGCTGGAAATACTTGATGTGCCTCCAGCCGTGATTTTCACAACGGCTTTTGACGAATTTGCCATAAAGGCATTCGAAATGAATGCAGTTGATTATCTGCTGAAACCCTTTTCCCAGGCACGTTTTGATGCTGCCCTGCAAAAGGCAGCCATAAAAATCGGTGCAAAAAGCGAAACCGAAAACGATGCGATTGCACGTCTGGTAAAAACCGTATCGGAAAAGGATGCCTTTCTGGAACGCATTGTGGTCAGGTCAAACAACCGGATTCATATTATTCCAGTTGATCAGATTGTATATTTTGAAGCAGAGGATGATTATGTAATGATATACACACGCGACAGAAAATACCTGAAGCAGTTGACCATGAAATACCTGGAAGAGCATCTCGATCCGCAGGATTTTGTGAGAATACACCGGTCGGCTATTGTTCGCGTTGACGAAGTGGAAAAGCTCGAGCATTATGCACACGATAACTATATAGCTATCATGAAGAACGGAGCAAAGCTCAGAGTAAGCGATACCGGGTACCGGAAGCTGAAAGAGGTTTTGAAATTCTGA